One segment of Nostoc flagelliforme CCNUN1 DNA contains the following:
- a CDS encoding transaldolase family protein, with protein MNLLQSLRHSGQSIWLDGFERSWVSSGQLQQAIEEDGLRGTRSNFDALNLAIQGHAYDRDFNTLAQQGMSRSARSDYEYLLVRDLQLAADRLKPVHAHTQGRDGYVQVDLPPDTLFEPETAVAAAQRIWRSVGWSNLLLRIPATRLMLPVIEQLLREGINVNATLVFSLNVYNQVFESYLRGLEKQIQLGKSVSNGVCFVSFAIDRLDVAINPLIAHSETSFGMMQSRLLYEHYQSQRQRSLPKGAKPLRLVWDCTDISPRFAWHYIQALTVPETVILLSPSTLEMYRKVSLLPISQIKGESDEQIIISETEILSDKRVDQLVNEEMARSLNAFQQLLDTIKHKRRR; from the coding sequence ATGAACCTGTTGCAGTCACTCCGTCACTCTGGACAATCCATTTGGCTTGATGGGTTTGAGCGAAGCTGGGTGAGCAGTGGTCAGTTGCAACAAGCCATTGAAGAGGATGGGTTAAGAGGTACACGATCAAACTTTGACGCGTTGAACCTTGCCATCCAGGGACATGCGTATGATCGCGACTTCAATACGCTGGCACAACAAGGGATGAGCCGGAGCGCTCGATCAGATTATGAATATTTGCTTGTGCGAGATCTGCAATTAGCGGCTGATCGGTTGAAACCAGTTCATGCTCATACACAAGGACGAGATGGCTATGTTCAAGTCGATCTGCCGCCCGATACGCTATTTGAACCTGAAACTGCGGTCGCTGCCGCTCAAAGAATCTGGCGATCTGTGGGGTGGAGTAATTTGTTGCTGAGAATCCCAGCGACTCGATTAATGCTGCCAGTGATTGAACAACTGCTTCGCGAAGGCATAAACGTGAATGCTACGTTAGTGTTTTCTCTAAACGTATACAACCAGGTCTTTGAGAGTTATCTCAGAGGATTAGAGAAGCAGATTCAGCTAGGAAAGTCCGTAAGTAACGGCGTTTGCTTTGTCAGTTTTGCCATTGATCGGTTGGATGTGGCGATTAATCCACTCATTGCTCACTCAGAAACATCTTTTGGCATGATGCAATCCAGGCTACTTTATGAACACTATCAAAGCCAACGCCAGCGTTCGCTCCCGAAAGGGGCAAAGCCACTGCGGTTGGTGTGGGATTGCACAGATATTTCACCGAGATTCGCATGGCATTATATTCAGGCTCTAACGGTTCCTGAAACAGTGATACTGCTATCGCCATCGACTTTAGAGATGTATCGTAAGGTTTCTCTACTGCCTATAAGCCAAATTAAAGGTGAAAGCGATGAACAGATTATAATAAGCGAAACAGAAATTCTCTCGGATAAGCGAGTTGACCAACTCGTGAACGAGGAAATGGCGCGATCGCTCAACGCCTTTCAACAATTGCTAGACACCATTAAACACAAGCGAAGGCGCTGA
- a CDS encoding CmcJ/NvfI family oxidoreductase translates to MSLNNQVLDKPISAELPYVEANLSYLVPMAEKPVNYTYEPPAGIPRTNATYQTHKLPIYNARSISGNISLDREGFAFTGHNTNVRNFYDEDEVRRVYYPEAEQLLKEVTGGTKVVVFDHTLRNASQSKPGENNIKEPALRVHNDFTAKSGYTRAHLELAARGIDDIDALLKQRFAIINVWRAIAQPIQESPLAVCDAQSIAPTDIVAGDLVYRDRVGETYGITYNSKHKWFYFPQMHRDEALFIKCFDSAEDGRARFAGHTAFEDPTSPANAPPRESIELRTFVFYPA, encoded by the coding sequence ATGAGCTTAAATAACCAAGTTCTAGACAAACCAATTTCCGCAGAACTGCCATACGTTGAGGCTAACCTCAGTTACCTGGTTCCAATGGCAGAAAAACCTGTTAACTATACTTACGAACCACCGGCAGGGATTCCCCGCACGAATGCAACTTATCAGACGCACAAACTGCCAATTTACAATGCTCGTTCTATCTCAGGGAACATCTCGTTAGATCGAGAAGGTTTCGCCTTTACTGGACATAATACTAATGTCCGCAACTTTTACGATGAAGACGAAGTACGCCGCGTCTACTATCCAGAAGCCGAGCAATTGTTAAAAGAGGTGACAGGTGGAACTAAGGTAGTGGTATTCGATCACACTCTGCGTAATGCCAGTCAGTCAAAGCCAGGTGAGAATAATATTAAAGAACCTGCCTTGCGCGTACACAACGACTTCACCGCCAAATCCGGCTATACTCGCGCCCATTTGGAACTAGCAGCGCGAGGCATAGATGACATTGATGCGCTACTAAAACAACGATTTGCCATTATAAATGTTTGGCGAGCGATCGCACAACCAATCCAAGAGTCACCATTAGCAGTGTGTGACGCGCAAAGTATTGCACCCACAGACATTGTAGCTGGCGATCTTGTGTACCGCGATCGCGTCGGTGAAACATACGGAATTACGTATAACTCCAAACATAAATGGTTCTACTTTCCGCAAATGCACAGAGATGAAGCACTATTTATTAAATGCTTCGACTCCGCAGAAGACGGACGCGCCCGTTTTGCCGGCCATACAGCCTTTGAAGACCCCACCAGCCCAGCCAACGCTCCTCCACGAGAAAGCATCGAACTACGAACATTCGTCTTTTACCCTGCATAG
- a CDS encoding NB-ARC domain-containing protein: MDSNSSKTRRGRSASSRVRGAILSPQGWQKFQTAKQQAESDETWGKRFSQEDLSDRTGLSLNTLARIFKRELGVDRQSLEYLFRAFGLELTQTDLTSPVSSQETESRWTNPQQDWDTAVDASAFYGREAELTQLWQWVVYERCRLVGVLGIGGIGKSTLAVKAALQMQTEFEIVVWRSLANAPSLDELLSSLLKFLMPLFGEDPIIPTTLDQQISKLMQHLRSRRCLLILDNTETILQREPVGQWISGYEGYGQLLRAIGEASHQSCLLLTSREKPREIALMEGAQVLVRSLSLSGLTANDGRAIFRQKGAFTGSEAEWQTLIHHYGGNPLALKLVAAAIGDLFSGSITEVLPYLSQGLAVFEDIRDLLDRQFARLSEAEQKTLFWFVIHREPVLIADIREDVVDPAAQQSIPNLINSLLRGSNAILLDRTLILS; the protein is encoded by the coding sequence ATGGATTCCAACTCATCAAAAACTAGACGAGGTCGCTCCGCTTCTTCTCGAGTGCGAGGAGCCATCCTATCGCCTCAAGGGTGGCAAAAGTTTCAGACGGCAAAACAGCAGGCGGAATCCGACGAAACCTGGGGTAAGCGCTTCAGCCAGGAAGACCTGAGCGATCGCACCGGACTCTCCCTAAATACCCTCGCTCGCATTTTCAAGCGCGAACTAGGGGTTGATCGCCAGTCATTAGAGTATCTCTTCCGGGCGTTTGGGCTAGAATTGACGCAAACAGACCTGACATCCCCGGTCTCATCCCAAGAAACAGAGAGCCGCTGGACAAATCCGCAACAGGACTGGGATACGGCAGTCGATGCCTCAGCGTTTTATGGGCGTGAGGCAGAACTGACGCAACTGTGGCAGTGGGTTGTGTATGAGCGCTGTCGTCTGGTTGGAGTACTGGGTATTGGCGGCATTGGCAAAAGTACACTCGCCGTCAAAGCTGCGCTGCAAATGCAGACAGAATTTGAGATTGTCGTGTGGCGCTCCCTGGCTAATGCACCATCACTGGATGAACTCCTGTCAAGTCTGCTGAAGTTTCTCATGCCGCTTTTTGGGGAAGATCCAATCATTCCCACCACGCTCGATCAGCAAATTTCCAAACTGATGCAACATCTGCGGTCGCGTCGGTGTTTATTAATTCTGGATAATACTGAAACCATTTTGCAGCGTGAGCCAGTGGGACAATGGATCTCGGGCTACGAAGGTTACGGACAATTGCTCAGAGCCATTGGCGAAGCGTCTCACCAAAGTTGTTTGTTGCTCACTAGTCGAGAAAAGCCACGGGAAATAGCACTGATGGAAGGCGCACAGGTGCTGGTGAGATCGTTGAGCTTGAGCGGGCTGACAGCTAATGACGGACGCGCCATCTTTCGGCAAAAAGGAGCGTTTACAGGTTCAGAAGCGGAATGGCAGACTTTAATTCACCACTACGGTGGCAATCCCCTGGCATTGAAACTAGTGGCAGCCGCAATTGGGGATTTGTTTAGCGGCAGCATTACCGAGGTATTGCCCTATCTGAGTCAGGGATTGGCTGTTTTTGAAGACATCCGCGATTTACTAGACCGTCAGTTCGCTCGCCTATCCGAAGCCGAACAAAAAACACTGTTCTGGTTTGTAATTCATCGGGAGCCTGTCTTGATCGCCGATATTCGAGAGGACGTGGTTGATCCTGCTGCTCAACAAAGTATACCTAATTTGATTAACTCACTACTGAGGGGGAGCAATGCGATTTTGTTAGATCGGACTTTAATTCTCAGTTAG
- a CDS encoding COG3415 family protein, translated as MTNTEIASSLRLTRGQVRLWRTRWQNAAQEWEQVKSEDIEDETLFTQIISILKDEPRRGNPGKFSLEEIVQIIAVACEIPATSERPVSHWTPKELADEVVKRKIVSCVAAYQTSVYPNLMITPNLVCN; from the coding sequence ATGACGAATACGGAAATTGCGTCATCATTACGATTAACACGGGGACAGGTGCGATTATGGCGAACAAGATGGCAAAATGCAGCTCAAGAATGGGAGCAAGTCAAATCAGAAGATATCGAGGATGAAACGTTGTTCACACAGATCATCTCGATACTTAAAGATGAGCCACGACGTGGGAATCCAGGAAAATTTAGTCTGGAAGAAATCGTTCAAATTATTGCAGTTGCGTGTGAAATACCAGCAACTTCGGAGCGTCCAGTCAGCCACTGGACGCCCAAAGAGCTTGCAGACGAAGTGGTCAAGCGCAAAATAGTAAGCTGCGTAGCAGCTTACCAGACATCGGTTTACCCCAATTTAATGATTACACCTAATCTCGTGTGTAACTAA
- a CDS encoding WD40 repeat domain-containing protein, translating into MPFADSQLLVSTGEDQTVRLWHLQSGRNLKTLRGYTGGVHSLSLSSDDQILASSGQNEMIQVWHLQPDGNPSSYHPYKTFPSPTRRMSSFSNVSFSPDNQTLAINRHDESIALWNVQTGHLDRWSAHNGAVWTVLFSPTGQILASSSYDCTVRLWDVQTHHCLHVLHGHQNGIPAIAFDPGGQVLASGSFDRTICLWDVQTGAYLYVLQGHIGTIFALAFDKSGHQLVSGSQDHTVRLWDVQTGACLYVLQGHTGAVWTVAISPNGRFLASGGDDQTIRLWDLQTGHCLHILDEHSGWVRSVIFSSNGQILFSGSDDRTIKLWDVQTGCCIETGATRKREIGV; encoded by the coding sequence GTGCCATTCGCTGATAGCCAATTGTTGGTCAGTACAGGAGAAGACCAGACGGTGCGGCTATGGCATTTACAGAGCGGACGAAACCTGAAAACGTTACGTGGATATACTGGCGGGGTTCATTCCCTGAGCCTCAGTTCGGATGACCAGATACTTGCAAGTAGTGGTCAAAATGAAATGATTCAGGTGTGGCATTTGCAACCAGATGGCAATCCGTCATCGTATCACCCTTACAAAACGTTTCCCAGCCCGACCCGTCGGATGTCCTCATTCAGCAACGTCAGCTTTAGTCCCGACAATCAAACGCTCGCAATCAATCGACACGATGAGTCGATCGCTTTATGGAATGTTCAAACTGGCCACCTTGATCGATGGTCAGCGCACAATGGGGCCGTGTGGACAGTGTTGTTCAGCCCAACAGGACAAATTCTGGCAAGCAGTAGTTATGATTGCACCGTGCGACTGTGGGATGTGCAAACACATCACTGTTTGCATGTGTTACACGGACACCAGAACGGGATTCCCGCGATCGCGTTCGACCCGGGCGGTCAAGTATTGGCAAGTGGCAGTTTTGATCGCACCATTTGCTTGTGGGATGTGCAAACTGGAGCATATCTTTATGTTTTGCAGGGACATATAGGTACAATTTTCGCACTGGCATTTGACAAGAGCGGTCATCAACTGGTAAGCGGCAGTCAGGATCACACGGTTCGATTATGGGATGTGCAAACTGGAGCATGTCTTTATGTTTTGCAGGGGCATACAGGAGCCGTCTGGACGGTTGCCATTAGTCCTAACGGTCGATTCTTAGCAAGTGGCGGTGATGATCAAACTATTCGACTGTGGGATCTGCAAACGGGGCATTGCCTCCACATCCTGGATGAACATAGTGGTTGGGTTCGGTCAGTCATCTTTAGCTCTAACGGTCAAATCTTATTCAGTGGAAGCGATGATCGCACAATCAAGCTTTGGGATGTGCAAACAGGATGCTGTATCGAAACGGGAGCAACGCGAAAACGTGAGATCGGGGTTTAA
- a CDS encoding TauD/TfdA dioxygenase family protein, which translates to MTSQHFDIKPIAGRIGAKIIGVDLSSNLSNEIISDIRKALVKHKVIFFRDQNLDAQGQVAFARRFGEVTTAHPTVPSLPENPEVLDLNYGKTVSRANTWHTDVTFVDRPPLGSILRALVIPPSGGDTVWANSVTAYEDLPTHLRNLADQLWAVHSNAYDYAAATIDLPQEVLAYRAVFTSTLYETLHPVVRIHPESGERGLFIGGFVRRLRGLSQNESDEIIKLLQAYITRPENTVRWRWKVGDVAFWDNRATQHYAIADYGNQPRHVQRVTLVGDIPVGIDGKQSEAIKGDSSAYNRREPALV; encoded by the coding sequence ATGACTTCCCAACACTTTGACATCAAACCAATCGCCGGACGTATCGGTGCAAAAATCATTGGTGTTGACTTGAGCAGTAACCTCAGCAATGAAATCATCAGCGATATCCGTAAAGCTTTAGTTAAACACAAAGTCATCTTCTTCCGAGATCAGAACCTTGACGCTCAAGGACAAGTAGCCTTCGCCCGACGCTTTGGGGAAGTCACCACAGCCCATCCCACCGTTCCCTCATTGCCAGAAAACCCAGAAGTTCTTGATCTGAATTACGGCAAGACTGTGAGCCGCGCCAACACTTGGCACACCGATGTCACATTTGTAGATCGTCCCCCTCTTGGTTCTATTTTGCGGGCGCTTGTCATCCCACCATCAGGAGGTGATACGGTTTGGGCAAATTCCGTGACTGCCTACGAAGATTTACCAACTCACCTACGTAATCTTGCTGACCAACTCTGGGCAGTACACAGCAATGCCTACGATTATGCAGCTGCTACAATTGACTTGCCCCAAGAAGTCTTAGCATATCGGGCTGTTTTCACCTCGACTTTATACGAAACCCTACATCCAGTTGTCCGCATCCATCCTGAATCCGGTGAACGTGGGTTATTTATTGGTGGGTTCGTGCGCCGCTTGCGCGGTTTATCACAGAATGAATCTGATGAAATCATAAAATTGTTGCAAGCTTACATCACACGTCCTGAGAACACAGTTCGGTGGCGCTGGAAAGTTGGCGATGTGGCTTTCTGGGATAATCGCGCTACTCAACATTATGCGATCGCAGACTATGGTAATCAACCTCGCCACGTTCAACGAGTTACACTTGTGGGTGATATTCCTGTTGGTATTGATGGTAAGCAGAGTGAGGCTATTAAGGGAGATTCTTCTGCATATAACCGACGTGAACCCGCTTTAGTTTAG
- the sfnG gene encoding dimethylsulfone monooxygenase SfnG → MIDIKFAYWIPNVSGGLVVSKIPQKTDWTYEYNAQLAQTAEEVGFEYALAQARFIASYGAEYQLEALTTVSALAPVTKKLKLIAAVHPGLWHPGVVAKIGASIDFLSNGRFALNVVSGWFKDEFTIYGEHWLDHDERYRRSEEFIRVLKGLWTEDEFHFKGDFYRINGGWVKPKPINQNPHPEIFQGGNSKAARRMAGRVSDWYFMNGNTIEGVKEQIEEVSALASLEGRKIKFGLNSFIIVRDTEAEAHEVLRDIIAQADVEAVKGFGEAVKQAGSSSREGQGMWANSNFEDLVQYNDGFRSGLIGTADQVADKIRQFYEAGVDLILGGFLHYTDDLPAFGKTVIPIVRELEANRRTDDELVVV, encoded by the coding sequence ATGATAGATATTAAGTTTGCATACTGGATTCCCAACGTCAGCGGGGGGTTAGTAGTAAGTAAAATTCCCCAAAAGACAGATTGGACTTATGAATACAATGCTCAACTGGCTCAAACAGCTGAAGAAGTCGGGTTTGAATATGCTCTAGCACAAGCCAGATTTATCGCCAGCTACGGTGCTGAGTACCAGCTAGAGGCATTAACAACCGTGTCAGCCCTAGCTCCAGTCACCAAGAAATTAAAGCTAATTGCGGCAGTTCACCCTGGATTGTGGCATCCGGGAGTAGTTGCCAAAATCGGTGCCAGTATTGATTTTCTCTCTAACGGACGGTTTGCTTTGAATGTAGTTAGCGGCTGGTTCAAAGATGAATTCACTATATATGGTGAACATTGGTTAGACCATGACGAACGTTATCGTCGTTCAGAAGAATTTATCCGCGTTCTCAAAGGTTTGTGGACTGAGGATGAGTTTCACTTTAAGGGCGACTTTTATCGTATTAACGGCGGTTGGGTGAAGCCTAAACCAATTAATCAGAATCCACACCCGGAGATATTCCAAGGTGGTAACTCCAAGGCTGCACGGCGCATGGCTGGCCGGGTGTCTGATTGGTATTTCATGAATGGTAACACCATAGAAGGTGTAAAAGAGCAGATTGAAGAAGTGTCTGCATTAGCGAGTCTTGAAGGACGCAAAATTAAGTTTGGTCTGAATTCCTTTATCATCGTGCGAGATACGGAAGCAGAAGCCCATGAAGTATTGCGCGATATTATTGCCCAAGCTGATGTAGAGGCAGTGAAAGGATTTGGCGAAGCGGTGAAACAGGCGGGATCTTCTAGTCGTGAAGGTCAGGGAATGTGGGCGAATTCTAATTTTGAAGACTTGGTGCAATATAACGATGGCTTCCGTTCAGGCTTAATTGGTACTGCCGATCAGGTGGCTGACAAGATTCGCCAGTTTTATGAAGCGGGAGTCGATTTAATTCTTGGCGGCTTCTTACACTACACAGATGATCTTCCAGCATTTGGTAAGACAGTAATACCAATTGTGCGCGAACTGGAAGCTAATCGTCGTACAGATGATGAGTTAGTTGTGGTGTAG
- a CDS encoding CHAT domain-containing protein has product MILLLTLVSYFCQPALGKLNPKESQTYFEQALSQAQSVRASDIAYQWQQELGNLYQKQKRTKAALQAYAAAIENITQVRKNLLPNNADLQFSFQEKVEPIYREYMRLLLASPNPDLKRVIQTNERLQIAQLENFLQCGNLDIIPLNEVKNLPSAPTVVHIIDLDESVEVILQLANGSLHSHSVDSKLVKTNVDNLLEILQSLRLSSTAEIDILSFPRSLYDLLIAPIKTYLPSSGTLVFTLDTSFQSLPIGLLHDGNDYLFKYCSIAQTLGSRVRQPKLLLKEQLRALIGGLSEINPSLRTLNVLENMKALPKVKEEIEYVKQQTSSSKVLLNEKFTGQALGQQLSSFNFPIVHLTTHAQFSSEAKRTMFFTWDKAINALEFYSLLKFSARSNEDGIELLVLSACQTAKGNKRSALGIAGVAAQAGARSTVATLWKVDADSTALLMEQFYKNLKNGVPKAEALRQAQLNLISDSRYSHPYFWAGFILVGGWL; this is encoded by the coding sequence TTGATACTACTTCTAACACTGGTTAGTTATTTTTGCCAGCCTGCACTAGGTAAATTAAATCCAAAGGAATCACAAACCTATTTTGAACAAGCTTTAAGCCAAGCTCAGTCAGTTCGGGCATCAGATATTGCCTACCAATGGCAACAGGAATTAGGAAATTTATACCAAAAGCAAAAAAGAACTAAAGCAGCCCTTCAAGCTTATGCTGCTGCAATTGAAAATATTACTCAAGTTCGTAAAAACCTCTTACCAAATAACGCAGATTTACAATTTTCCTTTCAAGAAAAAGTGGAGCCTATATACCGAGAATATATGCGATTACTCTTAGCTTCTCCTAATCCTGACTTAAAACGAGTAATCCAGACAAATGAACGATTGCAAATAGCTCAATTAGAAAATTTTCTCCAGTGCGGAAATCTTGACATTATACCTTTGAACGAAGTTAAAAACTTGCCTAGCGCTCCGACAGTAGTTCACATAATTGATTTGGATGAAAGTGTAGAAGTAATTTTACAGTTGGCTAATGGCTCCCTTCACAGCCATTCTGTTGACTCTAAGCTAGTTAAAACTAATGTTGATAATTTATTAGAAATCTTACAATCCCTTCGATTGTCCTCTACCGCTGAAATTGACATTCTTTCTTTTCCTCGGTCACTCTATGACTTGCTAATCGCGCCCATAAAAACATACTTGCCTTCATCAGGAACGCTAGTGTTTACTTTAGATACATCCTTCCAAAGCTTACCAATAGGGCTGCTTCATGATGGTAACGATTATTTATTTAAATATTGTAGTATTGCTCAAACTTTAGGCTCTAGAGTTCGACAACCCAAGCTCTTACTTAAAGAGCAGTTAAGAGCTTTAATTGGTGGACTGTCTGAAATCAATCCCAGTCTTAGGACTTTAAATGTTCTTGAAAATATGAAAGCACTACCAAAAGTAAAAGAAGAGATAGAATATGTAAAGCAACAAACTTCTTCTTCAAAAGTTTTGCTAAACGAAAAGTTTACTGGCCAAGCGCTTGGGCAGCAGTTGAGTAGTTTTAACTTTCCTATTGTTCATTTAACTACTCACGCTCAATTTAGCTCTGAGGCTAAAAGGACAATGTTCTTTACTTGGGACAAAGCGATTAACGCACTAGAGTTTTATAGCCTACTAAAATTCAGCGCTCGTTCCAATGAAGATGGAATTGAATTATTAGTTTTAAGTGCTTGTCAGACTGCCAAAGGCAATAAGAGGTCAGCACTAGGAATTGCTGGAGTAGCTGCACAAGCAGGCGCAAGAAGTACAGTGGCAACTTTATGGAAGGTAGACGCTGACTCCACTGCTTTACTTATGGAACAATTTTACAAAAATTTGAAAAATGGTGTTCCCAAAGCAGAAGCATTGCGTCAAGCGCAATTAAATTTAATATCAGACTCTAGATACAGCCACCCTTATTTTTGGGCAGGATTTATTCTTGTTGGCGGATGGTTGTAA
- a CDS encoding transposase, translating to MLDKTTYSTLEIVGLYGQRWDVELDLRHLKTTLGMDVLRCKTPSMIRKEIYVYLLAYNLLRGLMWSAGTTYATPPLRLSLQGTRHHLNNFIPELCLTSNRLNLNFCREGLKRLFIK from the coding sequence ATATTAGATAAAACAACTTATTCTACTTTAGAAATTGTTGGGCTTTACGGTCAGCGCTGGGATGTTGAATTAGATTTAAGACATCTCAAAACTACCTTGGGAATGGATGTTTTGCGCTGTAAAACTCCTTCGATGATACGCAAAGAAATTTATGTTTATTTACTTGCTTACAATCTACTGCGTGGTTTGATGTGGTCAGCAGGTACTACTTACGCTACTCCTCCGTTGCGCTTATCACTCCAAGGCACTCGCCATCATTTAAATAACTTTATTCCTGAATTGTGCCTAACTTCTAACAGATTGAATCTGAATTTTTGTAGGGAGGGGCTTAAGAGGCTATTTATAAAGTAA
- a CDS encoding WD40 repeat domain-containing protein, giving the protein MEYITEQFVQLLCIEFETQKLNVWQTHPLVRVQAKDYIREIQTRLIVQPVMERLLSCFGSVAAIEAQARHLLTQQGKKVGYTAGNLINLLVQFQVDLRGWDFSSLVVQQADLRQVDLTGVNFQNATFAKSIFSETLSIAMSVDLSPDGQMMAVGDSIGNIYLWNISTTQLLATFSGHKGWVWSVAFSPDGRTLASSSSDSSVRLWDVQSGRCLQVLTDHTGGVRSVSFSADGQQLASGSEDKTVRLWNLQGQCLRVLKGHTQSVYSVHFATDQQTLASSSNDTTVRIWDVSDGNCLSVLQGHTSGVQCVRYSPDGQLLASGCRNGSIRLWSAHFSHDQHPKPHVINSSAKVLQGHTDWVWNIAFSRDGHWLASTSLDGTLRLWDIQDGQPIHVLEGHTHDVFGLAISADSRMPLS; this is encoded by the coding sequence ATGGAATATATCACAGAACAATTCGTGCAGCTTCTTTGCATCGAATTTGAGACGCAGAAGCTTAACGTTTGGCAAACACATCCCTTAGTGCGAGTACAAGCAAAAGATTACATTCGAGAGATTCAAACGCGCTTAATTGTGCAACCTGTGATGGAACGGTTGCTGTCTTGTTTTGGCAGTGTGGCGGCGATTGAGGCGCAAGCAAGGCACTTATTAACGCAACAGGGGAAGAAAGTAGGATACACCGCAGGCAACCTGATTAACCTGCTAGTACAGTTTCAAGTGGACTTACGCGGCTGGGATTTTTCCAGTCTTGTGGTGCAGCAAGCCGACTTACGGCAGGTCGATTTAACAGGAGTCAATTTTCAGAATGCCACTTTCGCCAAGTCCATCTTTTCAGAAACACTCAGTATTGCCATGTCGGTAGACCTGAGTCCAGACGGTCAAATGATGGCCGTGGGCGATTCTATTGGCAACATCTATCTCTGGAACATTAGCACAACCCAACTCTTAGCCACCTTTTCAGGACACAAAGGCTGGGTTTGGTCGGTTGCCTTTAGTCCCGATGGCAGAACGTTAGCCAGCAGCAGTAGTGATAGTTCGGTGCGCTTGTGGGATGTCCAAAGTGGGCGATGCTTGCAAGTGCTAACAGACCATACAGGTGGCGTTCGATCAGTGAGTTTTAGTGCCGATGGTCAACAGTTAGCAAGCGGTAGTGAAGATAAAACGGTGCGCCTATGGAATTTGCAAGGGCAGTGTCTCCGTGTTTTGAAAGGACACACCCAGAGTGTTTATTCCGTTCACTTCGCGACTGATCAACAAACATTAGCCAGTAGCAGTAATGATACAACCGTTCGGATTTGGGATGTAAGCGATGGGAACTGCCTGAGTGTCTTACAGGGGCATACCAGTGGGGTTCAGTGTGTGCGCTACAGCCCGGATGGTCAACTGCTCGCTAGCGGCTGTCGGAATGGATCGATTCGACTGTGGAGCGCTCATTTCTCACACGATCAACATCCAAAACCCCATGTCATAAATTCCAGTGCCAAGGTGCTGCAAGGACACACCGATTGGGTTTGGAACATTGCCTTTAGCCGGGATGGTCATTGGTTAGCCAGTACCAGTCTCGACGGTACGCTACGCCTTTGGGATATTCAAGACGGGCAACCCATTCATGTCCTTGAGGGTCATACCCACGATGTTTTTGGGCTTGCCATCAGTGCTGATAGCCGAATGCCACTAAGTTAA
- a CDS encoding LLM class flavin-dependent oxidoreductase, protein MGLNVGRDQEYFRCVCPGYSRLGNAIIKGLWTVEGFNYVGKYYTIIGGILADKPTPTPPIFIAGESDRAIDLAARLGDYLFINADDPEKTAALVQKVKRLASDRYGRQIKVAMSAFAIVREHTAQAEARLEAIYRSADQQQIKYFQELIDPNVVAHNKLDISQTIEANLGLSAQLIGDRYTVINRLKEYEAVGVDLIVLKFESMLEDTIRFHIY, encoded by the coding sequence TTGGGTCTTAATGTTGGTCGTGATCAAGAGTATTTTAGATGCGTTTGCCCTGGGTACAGTAGACTAGGAAACGCTATAATCAAGGGGCTGTGGACAGTCGAAGGCTTTAATTACGTTGGCAAATACTACACTATTATAGGTGGTATTCTCGCAGATAAGCCTACACCAACACCACCTATTTTCATTGCTGGTGAATCAGATCGGGCGATTGACCTAGCGGCTCGTCTGGGAGATTATTTATTTATCAATGCTGACGATCCTGAAAAAACAGCAGCATTGGTGCAGAAAGTGAAAAGATTGGCTAGCGATCGCTACGGGCGTCAGATTAAAGTAGCAATGAGTGCGTTTGCGATCGTTCGTGAACATACCGCCCAAGCCGAAGCCAGATTAGAAGCAATTTATCGTTCTGCCGATCAGCAGCAGATCAAGTACTTTCAAGAGCTAATCGATCCTAACGTAGTTGCCCACAACAAACTAGATATCAGTCAAACCATTGAAGCCAATCTCGGTTTATCTGCTCAACTCATTGGCGATCGCTATACTGTTATTAACCGCCTGAAAGAATACGAAGCTGTTGGCGTTGACTTAATAGTACTCAAATTTGAATCTATGTTGGAAGACACTATTCGCTTCCATATTTACTAA